Sequence from the Maribacter algicola genome:
CAATTGAAAGGGAACCGATTCTTTTTCAAAATCCACATGGATTTCCGCCTCTCCTGCAATAACATTGGTAGTGTCGTTTAGCTGTAAATTGAATATATATTTCTTTATATCGACCGATTCATTTCTAGGGTAGGTGTCCTGGGATTTTAGGGAAGGGGCCGATAAAATACAAAGGGCTAGAAGGCAAACGGTTTTACGAATAGACTTTTTCATGAATATAATAGGCGCTAAAATAAAGGCCTAAGATAGAATATATATCCATTTTACCCATTGGGTTGTGGACACGGAAAACCAAAATTCCTTAAATCAGCTTCGATTTAGCTTTTTGTACAATGAACGAAGTAGGGCTGTTAATCTCTGTGATACCCTTCGCCAAAAAGATAGCTCACCACGATCCCATGGGTGTTTCCAAGCGGATTATCGTTAAAGGCCAAGTTGTAGTTGTATATCGCCCTTATATTTTTTAGGAGATAGACCCCGGCCAACAAATTGATGGACGAATTGGTGCGGTAGCCGGTGCCCAGTTCAAACCTGTTTTTATAGCTCATGGCCACATTAAAATCTAATTGAAACGGGGCTCCGTTTTCATACTTGGCCAGCACATTGGGTTTGATCATGATTTCCTCAAAAATGTTCGAATAAAATCGGTAGCCAAAATAGCCGTAATAGGAATTGGAGAGATCTAGATTATCGTCCGTAGCCAAGGTATCCCCCAATACGTTAGGAGCTGAAAAGCCCAAGTGAAAATCGGCCAGGTTCAATAAGATCCCCAAGCCTATGGTGGGTATGGAAGCATTGATGTTCTGGGCGAAATTGGGATCACCAACGATACCCAGATCAAGAAGATTGTCTTGGTATTGCTGTAGCCCTCCCGAAATGGCGAAAGAAAGGGAGTTGGGCGTGTACACCTGCCAGTAGGGCCTGTTCTTCTTTGTATCGAAAAATATCTTATAAGAATAGGTCGCAAAGGCATTGGTGGAGGTCGTTACGCCAATTTCATCGCGAATGAACCCTGCCCCCAATCCTACTTTTCCTCTGTTCAAAGGGGTATGCAGGCTTAATGCAAAACTTCGCGGACTTCCTTCTACCTGGTTAAAAAAACCGGTATTGCTTATGGATATTTCCGTACTTGGGGCCAGTCCGGCATATGCCGTATTGATGAGATACGGATTGTAATTATACTCAGCAAACAAGGGAGTCTGCTGTGCCTGTAATTTGCTTCCGACTATCTGAAATAGAAAGTATATCGCCAATAAAGCGAATTGGTACATTGTTTTGTTCATTTATTATCGCTTTAAGACTAAGAACCCTTGTAGTTTATTAAGATTGTGTTCGCCGGATACCTGTATGTTAAAGAAATAGGTACCACTTGGGAGTTCACTGGCTCCAAGTTTTGTTTTTCGATTGGCGGTACCATTAAATACATTGGACTGATTATCATAGCCCTGAATCTCGAATACCAAATCCCCCCATCTATTATAGATGGAAACCGTGTTATCAGGATTTAGTTCAATACCGTCAATGGTCCAAAAATCGTTTATGCCATCCCCATTTGGAGAGAACCCGTATAAGGTATCATCTTGATTAATGGTGGTGAACATAAATTCGGTACAGTCTATGGCATCCCCCAAGAAATTGTAAGGTGTAATCCTCACATAATACCTGGTATCCTCCATCAATCTTTCCATAAACGTGTAGGAAGTTAGGATGCTTACATCTTCATTATTGACCACATCGCTGCCACCGGAAGAAGTACCAACGCTGAGTCGGTATCCATCTGCCGTGGGCGATTCCTCCCAAGTAAGAGTTATATCTACAGGAACGTTGATATCCCCATTGCTTGGAGTAAGCAAGGAGGTACAATCTGGTATGGTGGGCAAGGTTTCCGTGGTAAAACTCTCTTCTGAACATCCCATTGCCGTTCCATCCAAGTTATAAGGAACGATGGTCACAAAAATGACGGTAGCTTCAGGCAGGTCCGTTGCCAGATCGTACATGCTTACGTTCCCCACGTCGATAGTGTCCAAAATATCGTTTCCACCCGATGTGGTTCCCACTGTTAGGTAATAGCCATCCGCATTGGAAACGGGAGCCCAGGAAATATCGCTGGATAGGATTACATCGGTTGCATTATTTAATGGACTGGTCAGGTTGGTGCAATCTGGAACATTCAATACAGTTTCCGTGACGAAACTTTCTTCCGCACAACCTATGGCACTTCCAACGGCATTATAAGGAACAACAGTCACAAAAATTGTGGTAGCTTCAGGTAGGTCTGTAGCTAAATTGTACATACTCACGTTCCTAACATCGATACTATCGAGGATATCGTTTCCGCCCGTTGATGTTCCTATGGTCAGATAATATCCATCCGCGTTGGAAACGGTATTCCATGAAATGTTCGTGGATAGGATTACATCGGTCGCATTGTTGAGCGGTGCCGTCAAATTGGTACAATTGGGTACGGTTGGCAAGGTTTCGGTTACGAAGCTTTCTTCCGCACAGCCCATTGCATTTCCAACTGAATTATAGGGTACAATCGTCACAAAAATGGTAGTAGCTTCGGGCAAATCCGTTGCCAAATCATACACACTTACATTGCCAACATCTACATTGTCCAAAATGTCATTTCCGCCGGAAGTAGTTCCCATGGTCAGGTAATATCCATCTGCATTTGAAATGGTATTCCAGGAAATATTGGTGGATAGGATTACATCGGTTGTATTGTTGAGCGGAGCCGTCAAACTGGTACAGTTGGGTGCGGTTGGCAAGGTTTCCGTCGTAAAACTTTCCTCGGTGCACGAAGCGGCACTTCCAAAACTGTTGTAGGGTTCAACGGTCACGAAAATAGTTGCATTTTCGGGTAAATCCGAAGGAAGGTCATACATGGTCACATTTCCTAAATCCATAGCGTTAAGAATATCCGTTGATCCGGATGCCGTTCCTACAGTAAGATAATATCCATCCGTATTTGCGGCAGCGTTCCAACTAATATTGGTGTCCAAAGGTACATTCGCCGCCCCATTCAATGGGGATGAAAGCGCCGTACAAAGGGGAGGGTTGTTCAAGGTGGAAGTTCCGGTCCTAAAATTCTCCTCGGCACATCCAACGGCATCGCCTACCTCATTGTAGGGTATAATGGTTACGTAGTGCGTTCTGTTGCCCTGTAATGTTTGTGGGAAGGAATAGGTAGTCGTGTTTCCAACATCTATGCCATTGGCGATCTCAATACCGCCCTGTGTTATCCCCACATTGACGATATAACCTGTAGCGCCGTCCACCATGTTCCAAGTAAGATCCGTATCAATGGGTACATTCACGGACCCCGATATAGGATTGGTTAGGTTTGTGCACACCGGTGGTACGGGAATCAACTCCGTACGGAAGCTTTCCTCGGTACATCCCAACGCAGGATCTTGTTCGTTATAGGGTACTATCGTTACATAAATATCCGTATCCTCGGGTAGGTTGGCTGCCAGATTATAATTGGTGGTATTCCCAACGTCTATATTGTCCAGAATTTCATTGCCTCCGGAACTGGTGCCAATCGTCAATCTATAGCCATCCGCATTAGAAATGGGCTCCCAGGACAAATCGGTATCCACGGCAACTTCCGTAGCTCCGTTCATGGGCATAGTAAGTTGGGTACATTCCGGTATGGTTGGTGGATTGTTAGCTATCGTAAAACTCTCTTCGCTACATGCCACGGCACTTCCCGTATCATTGGTGGGAACTATGGTCACGTATACGGTTTCACCCCCTAAAAATTCGGTTGGGAACTCGTAGGATGTTGCATTGACCACGATTTCATTATTCAGGATATCATTTCCTCCCGGAGTAGTACCAACGGTCAAATGATATTCACGGGCGTAAAGGACAGGCTCCCAATTTAGGTTGGTGTTAACAGGAACATCAACTTCACCCTTTAAGGGTGCAACAAGTAGGGTACATTCAGGAATCGGGCAATCCAGTATATCCTGATAGAAGGACCATCCAAAATTATCCGTCATGGATTGCCTTTCCTCAAGCGCATCGCAATATAGCAAGCCTTGGGCTCCCAACGAAAGACCAGGAGTAAGATTTTGCTCGGACCATGCAATCAAGGTATTGTCGTAGTTAATGCGAGTCAACGCCGTATTGTTGAGCATGTTGGTCACATTGCTGACATCCCCCATTACCCAATCCCCTAAATACTGGTCAAAGGCCGAAGCATTTTCAAACATGGCTTGCATGGAAACACTGCCAAGGTCCCATTGTTCTACAGGCTGATTGAAAGCTGAGGCGTTCCTGAACATCGAATTCATATTGCCTACCCCGGAAACGCGCCAAGTATTAATATTTTGATCGAAGGCCGATGCATTTTCGAACATGCTTTGCATTGTGGTGACCCTACGTACGTTCCAATTATCCAAAGGTTGATTAAAGGCAGATGCCCCGTTGAACATTGAAAACATGGTAGTGACCGATGCCACGTTCCAGGAATTTATGGGTTGGTTGAAGGAAGTGGCACTTTGGAACATAGCCTCCATAGTTGTTACGAAAGAAGTGTTCCAAGCATCTATATTTTGGTTAAAGGCCGATGCTCCCCTGAACATTTCCCTTGCGTTCAATAGCTCACCGGTATCCCAATTTGGTATTGGCTGGTCAAAAACAATTGCATCCTTGAACATGGCTTCCATATTGGTTACGGAACCTACGTTCCAGTTACCTATGGATCCGTTAAAAACCGCCGCATCCTCAAACATGGAATTCATTAGAGTAACCGAAGAAACATCCCAACTATTCAATGGTTGGTTGAAAAGCGCCGCACTCTCGAACATGGATGCCATATTGGCTACGGCACTCACATTCCAAGAATCCAAGGGTTGGTTAAAAACGGAAGCCGATTGGAACATGGATTGCATGTTCACGACGGAATTCACGTCCCAGTTACTCAAAGGTTGGTCAAAAGCACCTGCCAATTGGAACATACTGCGCATATTGGTAACGTTGGTAACGTTCCAGGTATTGATGTTTTGATCAAAGACCTTTGCATCGTAGAACATGTATTGCATGTTCGTAACTTCGGATACATCCCAATTACCCAAGGGTTGGTCAAAATTATCCGTATCGCGGAACATGTAACTCATGTCCAAAACATTGGATACGTCCCAGCTATTTATGTTTTGATCGAATGCCGTGCTCCTACGGAACATGGCCTGCATATTGGTTACACTACTTACATCCCAATTATTCAAGGGTTGGTTAAAGACCATATCGAATACAAAACCGTCGAACATTTGACTCATATCCGTTACATTGCCAACGTTCCAGGAATTTAGCGGCTGGTTAAATAATTCTGCCCTTTCGAACATGGAAGACATATTGGTAACGTTGCTTACGTTCCAACTATCTATATTTTGATTAAAGGCAGATGCTTGCCGAAACATATCCGCCATATTGGTTACACTGCTTACATTCCAATTGTTAAGGGGCTGGTCGAACGAGGTTGCCGCTAAAAACATGGCGCTCATGTTTGTAACATTGCTTACGTTCCAATTGTTCAAAGGTTGATTAAAATCCGTTGCACCTATGAATACGCCGTACATATCGGTCACATTGCTTACGTCCCAATTGGAAATATTTCCATTGAATAATGCACAGGAACCAAACATACTTCGCATATTGGCTACACTTGACAGATCCGGAACATCGGTGGCGTTATATTCCATGTTGGAGCATCCATAAAAGGCTAGTTCCATAGATTCCCATGGTTGGGTGCCCCATTGATCTATGGAGATTAGTTTAAAACTATCCGAATTTGAGTAATAATGGTAGGGTGCCGGAAAATTGCCTATAATGGAAACGGTATATATTCCTGGGGTAAGATAGGTATGCGTTATGGTACTCGTAACATGGTTATTGTATTGGCCATCACCCCAGTCGATGGAATAATCATATACTAAATAGCCTGGATACCCCGTATTGGCCTCTATTCGCAACTGATTGGCGGGTGTACTCTTATAGTCGGTCAGGGTAGTATTGTAGGTCAATTTAAAAGCAGCTGGACTATTGACCCAGCTTTCAACTACCGTGAAGGTAATAGGGGTACAACCCACTGCATCGCCTTCGGCATTAAATGGGATTACCAATACGGAAACATCGTCCCCTGGGGTAAATTCATTGGTGAAATCTACTCCTACAATAGTCGCTCCCAAAGTTTGATTGTACACCTCCACTGGTCCCGAGCCATCGTCCCTGGTTACCGTTACCCTATACCCAGTAGCATTGGGTACCGGGTCCCATCGAATATCACTATTGGCGGGTACTTGGGTATCACCTGCCGCCGGCATTGTAATGTTTGCGCAAAGTACGAACGAACAGTTTATGGAATCCCCGGTAATGTTCCAGCCATGGTTATCCATCAAATCTTGTCTGGCATCGCGACCATCACAATAAGTAAGGTTCGTAGCTCCCAGATTTACGTTTGATTGGACCGTTTGAGCTGCCCATCCTATCAAGGTATTGTCGTAATTTTCTTGGGATATTCCAGAATCGGACAGCATATTCTCCATACTGGATGCATTGCCAATAGGCCACATGCCCAAATTTTGATCAAATGCAGTAGCTTCTTGGAACATTCTGCCCATATTGGTAACACTGGCGGTATTCCAATTGGATAAAGATTGGTTAAATACTGGTGCCCCCCTGAACATACCGTTCATATTGGTAACAACATCCACGGTCCAAGAGTTCAAGGGTTGGTCAAACACCAATGCCCTCAAAAACATATTGTTCATTAGTGTAACGTTACTTACGTCCCAGCTATCCAGAGGCTGATTAAATAACGGAGCATTCTGGAACATTTCGCTCATATCTGTAACGGAGCTTACATCCCAGCTTCCAATAGGTTGATTGAACATATGGGCTCCATTGAACATCCCTTTCATATTGGTAACATTGCTAACGTTCCATCCGGTTATATCCTGATTGAAGTTGTCCGTGTCCCTGAACATATAGCTCATATTCGTCACATTGCTCACGTCCCAATTGTCCAAGGGTTGGTTGAAGGTAACGTTCCAAATCCATCCATCGAACATACCGGCCATGTTCGTCACATTGCTTACGTTCCAGTTGTTAAGAGGTTGGTTAAATGTTCTATGTCTAAAGAACATGTTGCTCATATTTGTAACATTGCTCACGTCCCAACCTTCAATAGGTTGATTGAATTCCCCTTGTGCGAACATACCGGACATGTTGGTCACATTGCTTACGTTCCAGTTGCCAATAGGTTGGTTAAAATCAGAGGAATAGAACATATTGGACATGTCCGTTACATTGCCAACGTTCCAGTTGTTCAAAGGGCGGTTGAAACTATTTGTACTTTGAAAGGTCCCGGACATATTGGTAACCTGACTTACGTCCCAATTATTGATGTTTTGATTGAACGAAGAAGCACCTGAAAACATTCTTGCCATTGTGGTAACGGAGGCCACGTTCCAGTTGTCCAAGGGTTCGTTATAGGCGCTGGCACTATCAAATGTATGGGACATGTCCGTGACCGAAATCGTATTCCAGGCATCCAATGGTCTATTGAAAATGGAAGCTCCATGAAACAGACCTGCCATGGTAGTGACATTGCTTACGTCCCAATTGTTCATGATACCGTTAAAGTTTCGGCAGTTCCTAAAGGTTTGCGACATATTGGTGACTTGGGACAAGTCCGGCGAATTGATGGCATCAAAGTTGAGGTTTTCGCATCCGTAGAAGGCATTTTCCAACGTTTGCCATTGAATGTTCCCCCAGTCCAGTATTTCAATTATTTTTAGTCGGTCTCCCGTATTGTTAAAATAAATGGCAGGAAAACTACCGCTAATTTGTATGGTATAATTTCCGGGAGATGCGTAGATATGGGTTATATTCCCTGTAACTCCCGTATCCGTATTTCCATCGCCCCAGTCTACATCATAATTATAGGTCGTATACGCAGGGTTTATAGGTATGGTTATCGCGTTGACCGCCGAAGACCCGCCGCTTGTATTGTTCGTATTCCAAATGGAAGTAAAGGATTGTGAGCTGGCTGTTACACCGATTAAAAGCAGAATGAAAAACGGGAAGAACTTCTTGAACATAATTCGACATTATAATGTTTGCTGAGAACGTTTTCAACTTCGAATTATTTTAGGAAGGAAGAAAAATGATGTCAGTTGGCCAATATTGGTTGTAAACGCTCCCAAACAATCAATTTTAAAAGGATTTTGGTGATTCGTGATAGTAAATTTCCGATATGGGTCAAGGAAATTGGATCGATTAAAATACCTTCAAAAAAGCCAAATGGAATAGAATGAAATTTAGTTTAAAACAGCTTCCAAAATTATTGTGGACGACTTTTAATACATGGCTGGACAAGGAACCATTTAAAATAAGTGCCGTAATAGCATACTACGCCATTCTCTCCCTACCAGGACTTTTAATAATCATACTTGAGATTGTTGGTTCCATTTGGGGAAGAGAAATTGTTCGTGGGGAACTATTTTCTGAGATATCCTCTGCCATGGGCCCAGAGACGGCACAGTCCATTCAGGGAATATTGGAGAATACCGGGAGTGAAAATACCTCTACATTGGCGACAATTTTAGGAATATGCGTGCTTGTTTATGGGGCAACCGGTGTTTTCTACCAACTACAAAATGCCTTGAACGGTATTTGGGGCGTGTCGCCAAATTACTCAAATGAACTTTTGGCCACTATTTTTGGTAGGTTGAAGAGCTTTGGATTTATTTTGATTTTTGGTTTTCTTTTGCTAATCAGCTTTGTGATTACCTCGTTTCTTTCAGCTTTTTCCAGGCAATTGTCGCGCTTGATGTCCACCACTGTGGTAGGCTGGACCTTTGTAATGGACGTCCTGTTATCGTTGGTTTTTATTTATTTCCTGTTTGCCGCCATGTTCAAATTCTTGCCAAGTAAAGCGGTCAAGTGGAAAGCGGTAAAAATAGGGGCGGCACTTACCGCGCTTTTGTTCTTACTAGGGAAGTATGCCCTTGCCTTTTATTTTGGGAAAGCGGAACCCGGTTCAACCTATGGTGCCGCAGGATCTGTTATTATAGTAATGCTATGGGTTTCCTACTCCAGTCTCATCGTTACTTTTGGCGCACAGTTTACCAAAATTTACTCGGATAGGTTCGTTACTTCAAACTAACCTATTTTATCCATTTTCGACTTGATTTCTGCTAGGCAAAGATTGCCCAAACTCCCTTCATGTGTATGTGAAATATCCCGTTTTGGGGTAAAGGTACCTTGCTGGATTTCCTGCCCCATTTTCTTATACGCATCCCTGAACGGCATTCCGTTTTGGACCAACTCGTTCAAAGTGTCTACACTGAACAGATAATCGTATTTTTCATCTTCCAAGATGTCCTTATTTACTTTGATTTCCGCCAAGCTGAACGTAAGTATTTCCAAGCAAGCCTTCATATCCTGGATGGCAGGCACAATGATTTCCTTGACCAATTGAAGATCTCTGTGGTAACCACTGGGCAAATTGTTGATGACCAGGCTCAATTGGTTGGGGACGGATTGTAGTTTGTTGCATTTTCCCCTGACCAGTTCAAAGACATCCGGATTTTTTTTATGGGGCATAATACTGCTTCCAGTGGTCAACTCGTCTGGAAAGGAAATAAAATTGAAGTTTTGGCTCATGTAAAGGCAAATGTCCATCGCCATTTTAGATAGGGTGGACGCGATACTTGCCATCCCAAATGCCGTTGCCTTTTCAACTTTTCCACGTCCCATTTGGGCGGCTACCACATTATATTTTAGGGTTTCAAAGCCCATTTCCTTTGTGGTGAAGCTTCGGTCTATTGGAAAGGAACTTCCGTATCCAGCTGCACTCCCCAAGGGATTTTGGTCGGCCACTTTGTAAGCAGCTTCTATAAAATAAAGATCGTCTATCAAGCTTTCGGCATAGGCGGAAAACCACAGCCCGAACGACGAGGGCATCGCTATCTGTAAGTGGGTATATCCAGGGAGCAAGACGTCCTTGTACGTATCTGCCTTTTCCAAAAGCAGCTTGAATAATGACTTGGTCATGGATTTAATTTCAGACAACTCAACTTTCAGATATAAATGCATTGCCACCAAAACTTGGTCGTTTCTAGATCTGGCCGTGTGGATCTTTTTGCCCGTATCGCCCAAACTCAAGGTAAGCATGTATTCTATTTTGGAATGCATATCCTCAAAGGAGGGCTCAATGGTGAAGGTCCCCCTTTCTATTCTTGAGGCGATGGCATCCAATTCCTTGACCAGGTCCTGGGTTTCCTTTTGTGTCAAAAGACCGATTTTTCCTAGCATTTTCGCATGTGCCTTTGAGGCGATCACATCATATTTTGCCAGTTGTAAATCCAGTTCCCGATCGTTACCAACCGTGAACTGGTCTATTTTTTTATCCGTGCTAAATCCTTTGTCCCAGAGCTTCATCGTTGTTCAAATTCAATTTCAAGTGCAAACATCAAGTTCAAAAAATTTGTGTTTGAACTTGTGTTTATTATTTAATAAATCCTTCTAATATCTTAATATACAAATCAATGCCTTCCTCAATTTCGCTTACATATATAAATTCATCGGCGGAATGGGAACGGGTACTGTCCCCCGGTCCCAATTTTAAGGATTGGCAACTCAATGC
This genomic interval carries:
- the argH gene encoding argininosuccinate lyase is translated as MKLWDKGFSTDKKIDQFTVGNDRELDLQLAKYDVIASKAHAKMLGKIGLLTQKETQDLVKELDAIASRIERGTFTIEPSFEDMHSKIEYMLTLSLGDTGKKIHTARSRNDQVLVAMHLYLKVELSEIKSMTKSLFKLLLEKADTYKDVLLPGYTHLQIAMPSSFGLWFSAYAESLIDDLYFIEAAYKVADQNPLGSAAGYGSSFPIDRSFTTKEMGFETLKYNVVAAQMGRGKVEKATAFGMASIASTLSKMAMDICLYMSQNFNFISFPDELTTGSSIMPHKKNPDVFELVRGKCNKLQSVPNQLSLVINNLPSGYHRDLQLVKEIIVPAIQDMKACLEILTFSLAEIKVNKDILEDEKYDYLFSVDTLNELVQNGMPFRDAYKKMGQEIQQGTFTPKRDISHTHEGSLGNLCLAEIKSKMDKIG
- a CDS encoding BspA family leucine-rich repeat surface protein, which codes for MFKKFFPFFILLLIGVTASSQSFTSIWNTNNTSGGSSAVNAITIPINPAYTTYNYDVDWGDGNTDTGVTGNITHIYASPGNYTIQISGSFPAIYFNNTGDRLKIIEILDWGNIQWQTLENAFYGCENLNFDAINSPDLSQVTNMSQTFRNCRNFNGIMNNWDVSNVTTMAGLFHGASIFNRPLDAWNTISVTDMSHTFDSASAYNEPLDNWNVASVTTMARMFSGASSFNQNINNWDVSQVTNMSGTFQSTNSFNRPLNNWNVGNVTDMSNMFYSSDFNQPIGNWNVSNVTNMSGMFAQGEFNQPIEGWDVSNVTNMSNMFFRHRTFNQPLNNWNVSNVTNMAGMFDGWIWNVTFNQPLDNWDVSNVTNMSYMFRDTDNFNQDITGWNVSNVTNMKGMFNGAHMFNQPIGSWDVSSVTDMSEMFQNAPLFNQPLDSWDVSNVTLMNNMFLRALVFDQPLNSWTVDVVTNMNGMFRGAPVFNQSLSNWNTASVTNMGRMFQEATAFDQNLGMWPIGNASSMENMLSDSGISQENYDNTLIGWAAQTVQSNVNLGATNLTYCDGRDARQDLMDNHGWNITGDSINCSFVLCANITMPAAGDTQVPANSDIRWDPVPNATGYRVTVTRDDGSGPVEVYNQTLGATIVGVDFTNEFTPGDDVSVLVIPFNAEGDAVGCTPITFTVVESWVNSPAAFKLTYNTTLTDYKSTPANQLRIEANTGYPGYLVYDYSIDWGDGQYNNHVTSTITHTYLTPGIYTVSIIGNFPAPYHYYSNSDSFKLISIDQWGTQPWESMELAFYGCSNMEYNATDVPDLSSVANMRSMFGSCALFNGNISNWDVSNVTDMYGVFIGATDFNQPLNNWNVSNVTNMSAMFLAATSFDQPLNNWNVSSVTNMADMFRQASAFNQNIDSWNVSNVTNMSSMFERAELFNQPLNSWNVGNVTDMSQMFDGFVFDMVFNQPLNNWDVSSVTNMQAMFRRSTAFDQNINSWDVSNVLDMSYMFRDTDNFDQPLGNWDVSEVTNMQYMFYDAKVFDQNINTWNVTNVTNMRSMFQLAGAFDQPLSNWDVNSVVNMQSMFQSASVFNQPLDSWNVSAVANMASMFESAALFNQPLNSWDVSSVTLMNSMFEDAAVFNGSIGNWNVGSVTNMEAMFKDAIVFDQPIPNWDTGELLNAREMFRGASAFNQNIDAWNTSFVTTMEAMFQSATSFNQPINSWNVASVTTMFSMFNGASAFNQPLDNWNVRRVTTMQSMFENASAFDQNINTWRVSGVGNMNSMFRNASAFNQPVEQWDLGSVSMQAMFENASAFDQYLGDWVMGDVSNVTNMLNNTALTRINYDNTLIAWSEQNLTPGLSLGAQGLLYCDALEERQSMTDNFGWSFYQDILDCPIPECTLLVAPLKGEVDVPVNTNLNWEPVLYAREYHLTVGTTPGGNDILNNEIVVNATSYEFPTEFLGGETVYVTIVPTNDTGSAVACSEESFTIANNPPTIPECTQLTMPMNGATEVAVDTDLSWEPISNADGYRLTIGTSSGGNEILDNIDVGNTTNYNLAANLPEDTDIYVTIVPYNEQDPALGCTEESFRTELIPVPPVCTNLTNPISGSVNVPIDTDLTWNMVDGATGYIVNVGITQGGIEIANGIDVGNTTTYSFPQTLQGNRTHYVTIIPYNEVGDAVGCAEENFRTGTSTLNNPPLCTALSSPLNGAANVPLDTNISWNAAANTDGYYLTVGTASGSTDILNAMDLGNVTMYDLPSDLPENATIFVTVEPYNSFGSAASCTEESFTTETLPTAPNCTSLTAPLNNTTDVILSTNISWNTISNADGYYLTMGTTSGGNDILDNVDVGNVSVYDLATDLPEATTIFVTIVPYNSVGNAMGCAEESFVTETLPTVPNCTNLTAPLNNATDVILSTNISWNTVSNADGYYLTIGTSTGGNDILDSIDVRNVSMYNLATDLPEATTIFVTVVPYNAVGSAIGCAEESFVTETVLNVPDCTNLTSPLNNATDVILSSDISWAPVSNADGYYLTVGTTSGGNDILDTIDVGNVSMYDLATDLPEATVIFVTIVPYNLDGTAMGCSEESFTTETLPTIPDCTSLLTPSNGDINVPVDITLTWEESPTADGYRLSVGTSSGGSDVVNNEDVSILTSYTFMERLMEDTRYYVRITPYNFLGDAIDCTEFMFTTINQDDTLYGFSPNGDGINDFWTIDGIELNPDNTVSIYNRWGDLVFEIQGYDNQSNVFNGTANRKTKLGASELPSGTYFFNIQVSGEHNLNKLQGFLVLKR
- a CDS encoding YihY/virulence factor BrkB family protein encodes the protein MKFSLKQLPKLLWTTFNTWLDKEPFKISAVIAYYAILSLPGLLIIILEIVGSIWGREIVRGELFSEISSAMGPETAQSIQGILENTGSENTSTLATILGICVLVYGATGVFYQLQNALNGIWGVSPNYSNELLATIFGRLKSFGFILIFGFLLLISFVITSFLSAFSRQLSRLMSTTVVGWTFVMDVLLSLVFIYFLFAAMFKFLPSKAVKWKAVKIGAALTALLFLLGKYALAFYFGKAEPGSTYGAAGSVIIVMLWVSYSSLIVTFGAQFTKIYSDRFVTSN
- a CDS encoding PorP/SprF family type IX secretion system membrane protein, with the translated sequence MNKTMYQFALLAIYFLFQIVGSKLQAQQTPLFAEYNYNPYLINTAYAGLAPSTEISISNTGFFNQVEGSPRSFALSLHTPLNRGKVGLGAGFIRDEIGVTTSTNAFATYSYKIFFDTKKNRPYWQVYTPNSLSFAISGGLQQYQDNLLDLGIVGDPNFAQNINASIPTIGLGILLNLADFHLGFSAPNVLGDTLATDDNLDLSNSYYGYFGYRFYSNIFEEIMIKPNVLAKYENGAPFQLDFNVAMSYKNRFELGTGYRTNSSINLLAGVYLLKNIRAIYNYNLAFNDNPLGNTHGIVVSYLFGEGYHRD